A DNA window from Micromonospora inyonensis contains the following coding sequences:
- a CDS encoding protein-tyrosine phosphatase family protein, which produces MDTTWEPTAPGVLRLPSGRLVRGRGLRAGPPTGPAPTFAVYLLGAPPPPVDWESRWLPWPDFRLPRDRAAVGPLLREAWERAASERVEVACGGGRGRTGTALACLAVIDGVPPAEAVAFVRRHYHRRAVETFWQKRYVATFRPAGLDG; this is translated from the coding sequence ATGGACACGACGTGGGAACCGACCGCCCCCGGGGTGCTGCGCCTGCCGTCGGGCCGGCTGGTCCGCGGACGCGGGCTGCGGGCGGGACCGCCGACCGGCCCCGCCCCGACCTTCGCCGTCTACCTGCTCGGTGCGCCACCGCCGCCGGTGGACTGGGAGAGCCGCTGGCTGCCCTGGCCCGACTTCCGGCTGCCCCGGGATCGGGCCGCCGTCGGGCCGCTGCTGCGCGAGGCGTGGGAACGGGCGGCGAGCGAGCGGGTGGAGGTGGCCTGTGGCGGCGGTCGGGGGCGCACCGGCACCGCCCTGGCCTGCCTCGCGGTCATCGACGGGGTGCCGCCGGCCGAGGCGGTGGCGTTCGTCCGGCGGCACTACCACCGCCGCGCGGTCGAGACGTTCTGGCAGAAGCGCTACGTCGCGACCTTCCGTCCCGCCGGACTGGACGGCTGA